GGCATGACGAGGAAGTTCATCACCACCTGGAAGCCCTGCATCGACTCCATGCGGCTGGCGATGAGGATGCCGAGGCCGACCAAGGCCAGGGAGATGAGCGCCAGCACGCCCAGCATGCCCAGGAAGGCCAGCGGCCCCAGGCGGACGCCGGCCGCCGGCGCCAGGAGGAGCAGGAACGCTCCCTGCGCCGCGGCCACGGTCATCCCCCCGGCCGCCTTCCCGGCCACGATGGCCCAGCGCGGCACCGGGCTGACCAGCACCTCCCTCAGGAAGCCGAACTCCCGGTCCCAGACGATGGACATGGCGCCGAAGAGGCTGGTGAAGAGGACCGACATGCCGACGATGCCCGGGAACATGTAGGCCAGGTAGTCGGCGCCCCGCGCGGCGTTGAGCGTGAAGCCGCTCCGGATGCCGTTCCCCACCAGGAAGAGGTAGAGGAGCGGCTGCGCCACCATGCCCACCACCCGCGAGGGCTCCCGCAGGAAGCGGAGCACCTCCCGCAGCCAGATGACGTAGGCGCCGCGCAGCGCCCTCACCGGTGCCACCTCCCCATCCCGCGCCGGGCGGGCTGCGCCGGCCCCTCATCGCGCAGCTCGCGCCCCGTCAGCTCCAGAAAGACCGTCTCCAGCGTCGGCCTCCGCACCTCCACCCGCCGCACGCCCGGACCGAAGGCCTCCACCACGCGCGGCAGGAGGCGGTCGGCCTCCCGGCAGCGGATCTCGAAGCGGGGCGCGCTTCCCCGCACCTCGACGCCCAGCGCCTCGGCCCAGCCGGGATCGGCGGGTGGGGCCGCCGCCTCCACCAGGATCCGGTCCGAGGCGACCTGGCGCTTCAGCGCCTCGGGCGTGTCCAGGGCGACGATGCGCCCGTGGTCCATGATGGCCACGCGCTCGGCGTACTCCGCCTCGTCCAGGTAGTGCGTGGTCATGAAGACGGTCACCCCGTACTTCTGGGGCAGCTCCCGGATCAGCTCCCACATCTGCGCGCGCGACTGCGGGTCGAGGCCCACCGTCGGCTCGTCCAGAAAGAGCACCCGGGGCGTGTGGATCAGCCCGCGCACCAGCTCCAGCCGCCGCCGCATGCCTCCCGAGTAGGTGCGCACCCGGTCGCCCGCCCGTTCCTCCAGCCCGGCCAGGCGCAGGAGAGGCGCCGCCCGCTCCCGCACCTGGCCGGCCGAGAGACCGTAGAGGAGGCCGTGGAAGACCAGGTTCTCCATGGCGGTCAGCCGGTCGTCCAGGGTGGGCTCCTGGAAGACGATGCCGATGGCCTGGCGCACGCGCGCCCGCTCCCGCACCACGTCGTGGCCGGCCACCGTCGCCCGCCCGCCGCTGGGCTCGAGGAGCGTGGCCAGGATCTGGATGGTCGTCGTCTTCCCCGCCCCGTTGGGTCCCAGGAAGGCGAAGAGCTCGCCCTCGCGGACGGCGAAGCTCACCCCGCGTACGGCCTCGACCCCGCCGTAGCGCTTCTCCAGACCCTCCACCGCGATGACGTCGGCCGGCACCCTTCCCTCACCCGCCCCCAAAGAACTCTTACCGTCCCTGGGGAGAGCCGCCTTCGCCAGCGGACTCCCCCGTGCCCGGGCGCGGGCACATCCGTACCATGCGCGAACTGCGGGAAGCGGGCAAGCCCAGGGCCGTGCCGCCCCTAGGCATCGAAGACCCCCATGCTGAGATAGCGCTCGCCGGTGTCCGGCGCGACCGCCACCACGCGCTTGCCCGGGCCCAGCTCCCGGGCCACCCGCAGGGCGGCGAAGGCCACGGCGCCGGAGGAGGGGCCGCAGAGCAGCCCCTCCTCCCGCGCCAGGCGGCGGGTCGTCTGCCAGGCTTCCTCGTCGCTCACGTCGACGATCCGATCGTAGACGCTCCGGTCGAGCACCGGCGGGATGAAGCCGGGGCCGAGGCCGGGGATGCGCGAGCGGCCGGGTTCGCCGCCCGAGAGGACGGGCGAGCCGGCCGGTTCGACGGTGACCACCAGCAGGTCGGGCAGATGGCGGCGAAGCTCCTGGCCCGTGCCGGTGAGCGTTCCGCCGGTGCCCGCCGCGGCGACGAAGGCGTCCAGGCGGCCGCCCGTCGCCTCCAGGATCTCGGGCGCGGTGGTCCGGCGGTGCGCCTCCGGATTGTGCGGGTTCTCGAACTGCTGCGGCAGGAAGGCGCCGGGCGTGCTCTCCGCGATCTCCCGCGCCACCCGCACCGCCCCGGACATGCCCTCCTCGTCCGGGCTGAGCACGACCTCGGCACCGTAGGCCCGCAGGAGCTGGACGCGCTCGCGGCTGGCGCCCTCGGGCATGACGATGAGGGCGCGGTAGCCGCGGGCGGCCGCCACCATGGCCAGGGCGATACCGGTGTTGCCGCTGGTGGGCTCCACGATGAGCGAGCCGGGGCGGAGCCTGCCCTCCGCCTCGGCGGCGCGGATCATGAAGAGCGCCGCCCGGTCCTTGACGCTGCCGCCGGGGTTGAAGGACTCCAACTTGAGGCAGAGCTCCGCGCTGCCCGGCTCGGGCAGGCGCCGGAGCCGGACCATGGGCGTGTGGCCGATCAGCTGCGTCACGTCGTCGACGATGGGCATCGCGACACCTCCTCTCCCGCCGCGCGCTGCAAAGCGTGCCGGCGCGGCCGCGCGCTCAGATCTGCTCCGCTGCCTGCAGGATGTCGGCCAGCAGGTCGCCGGGCTCCTCCAGGCCGACCGCGAAGCGCACCAGCCCCTCGGTGACACCCATGGCCTCCCGCTCCTCCGGCGGCAGCGAGCGGTGGGAGGCGATCCAGGGGTAGAGGCAGAGCGTGTAGACGTCGCCGACGGTGGTGGCCGGCACCACCAGGTGGAGCGCCCGCAGGAAGCGGAAGACCCCCTCCCGGTCGCAGCCCAGGTCGACGCTCACCACCGCTCCCGGGAGCCGCTCCGGGTAGAGCCGCCGCACCCGCTCCGCGTCCGGATGGTCGGGGAGGAGGGGATGGACGACCCTGCGGAAGCGGCCGGAGTCGCGCAGCTCCTGGGCCAGCCGCCAGGCGCTGGCCGACTGGCGCTGGAAGCGGAGCGGCAGCGTCTTCAGGCCGCGGTGGAGGAGCCAGGCCTCGAACGGCCCCAGGTTGTCGCCCAGCAGCTTCTGCCGCGCGTAGAGATCGCGGATCCTCTCCCGCGGGCCGACCACCACCCCGCCGGTGGCGTCGCCGTGGCCGCCCAGGTACTTGGTGGCCGAGTGGACCACCAGGTCCGCGCCCAGCTCCAGGGGACGGCAGAGGAGGGGGGTGGTGAACGTGTTGTCCACGATCAGCTGGGCCCCGTGGGCGTGGGCGGCGCTCGCCAGCGCCCCGACGTCGACGACGCGCAGGAGCGGGTTGGAGAGCGTCTCCGCCACCACCGCCCGCGGCCGGTGCCGCTCCAGGAGCGGCTCGTAGGCCGAGGGGTCGGTCAGGTCGGCCGTGACCGCCTCGACCCCGAAGCGGCCGAAGACGTCGCGCACCAGGCTGACGGTGGCGCCGTAGAGGTCCCGGCTGAGGAGGACGCGGTCGCCGGGCGCCACGCCCGCGCCAAGCAGGGCCGCCGCCAGGGCGGCCATCCCCGAGGCGTAGGCGCGGGCTGCCTCGGCCCCCTCGAGCAGCGCCACCGCCTCCTCGAAGGCGGCCACGGTGGGGTTGTGGTGGCGCGTGTAGGTGTATCCTTCGAGGCTTCCTCCCAGGATGGCGTCCATCTCCTCGGGGTCCGGTGCGACGAAGGTGTTGCTGGCGTAGATGGGGCTGACCGTGGGGGTGAAGGGGCGCTCCGGGCGCCGTTCGCCCGCATGGACCGCCACGGTGGCCGGGGCGCAGTCGCGGAGTTCCAAAGCCCGTTCCTCTCTTCCCTGAAAATCGACCCCATCCGGCGCCGGCCGGTCCGGGCCGGCCGCCGGAGGCGGGCGGAGCCGGCGCGCGGGCGCGGCGACTCCCGTCCGCCTCCGCCTAGGGGGCGGTGGTCCCGGGGCGGCCTCCGTCCTGCGGCAGGCTCTTGAGACGCAGATACCACTGCTTGTATACGAGACCCTGCCGTTCGGCCTCTTCCTTGGACTGGATCTGGTCGGCGCGGCCCGGCGCGGGGACCACCACCGGGTCGCCCGGCCGCCAGTCGACGGGCGTCGAGTAGCCGGTACGGGCGGTGGTCTGGAGGGCGTCGAAGACGCGCAGCAGCTCGTCGACGTTCCGGCCGAGCGAGAGCGGGTAGTAGATCAGGGCGCGCACGATCCCCTGGTCGTCGATGAAGAAGACGGCGCGGACGGTGGCCGTCTGCGACTCGCCGGGGTGGATCATCCCGTAGAGGCGCGCGACGTGCATGTCCAGGTCGGCGATGATCGGGAAGGGGACGGGGTGGCCGAAGATCTCGGCCATGTCGCGCGTCCAGGAGAGGTGCGAGGGGACGCTGTCCACCGAGAGCCCGATCAGCTGGACGTTCCGCCGCTGGAACTCGTCGTGGCGGGCGGCGAAGGCGCTGATCTCCGTGGTGCAGACGGGCGTGAAGTCGGCGGGATGGGAGAAGAGCATCACCCACTTCCCCCGGTAGTCGGAGAGCCGGACGACGCCGTGCGTGCTGGGCGCCTCGAAGTCGGGCGCCGGCTCGCCGATGCGCGGCAGGGCGGCGGGGGCCGCCGGCTCGTGGATGGCCATGGATACCCACCTCCTCGGTGCTTTGCGCCAGGATAGACCATATTGCCGATCGGAGCAATCGGAATTAAGCTCACGGCCGAGAGGCGACGACCCATCGCGCGGCACCGGCGGAGCGGTGCGCGGAGGAGGCGGGCACGTGATTCGGCTTCGCTGGCCCGAGGAGTTGGTGCGCCTGACGGGCGCGGAGTGCGTTTGGCTGCCGCCCGGCCGCCTGGGCGAGCTGGCGGGGGGGCTGCGCGCGGCGGGTCTCGGGCCGCTCGGGGCGGCGCTGCTGGCGCCGCGGGCGCGCCTGGCCCTGGGCGCGGAGATCGTCCACGCCGATCCGGACCTGGAGTTGCCGGACGGGGCGGAGGTCGCCCTCCAGGTGCCACCGTTGCGGCCGGAGGACCACCTCACCCCGGAGGCCTGCCGGGAGTGCCTGGAACGGGGCGCCCGCCTGGTCGACGTGCGCGAAGCCGAGGAGTTCGCGCTGGGCCGGATCGCGGGAGCCGAAAGCCGGCCGCTCTCCGGCTTCCCGGAGGTCATCCGCGATCTTCTCGCCGGCGCAGACCGTGAGCCCATCTTCGTCTGCCGCAGCGGGACGCGGACGATCTGCGCCCTGGTCCTCTACCGGCTCTGGGGACGGGACGACGGCAAGCACCTGGCGGGCGGGTTGAAGGCCTGGCAGGCCCTCTACCCGATCGAGGGCCTGCCGGTGGCGTGAGAGCTCCGGCGGGACGGAGGAGGGGGAGGGAGGGGAGCCGTACCGCTTCCTCGGATCCGCCACAGCGCGGGAGAGGAGGCCGGTACCGGTGGAGGAAGTGCGCGTCGGCGTCGAGGTCGACCCCCGCGGGCGCGCCCTGGCCTGGGTTCGCGAGTGGCCGGGATGCACCAGCCATGGTGAGAGCGAGCGCGAGGCGCTGGAGCGGGTACCGCAGGCGCTCCAGGAGTTCTGGGCCTGGCTGAACGGGCACGGGGATCCGGAGGCGCCGCCGCCGGACACGGAGGTGCGGATCGGCGCCGTGGAGCGCTCTCCCGTCGAATCCGACCTGCGGGAGGCGGACAGCGAGGGCTTCTTCTCCTTCGACAGCGAGCCCCTCGAGCCCCGACTCCTGGCCCGCGCCAAGCGCTTCCGCGCTTACGCCCGCGCGGATGCCCTGGCCCTGCTGGCGGAGCTGGGCGAGGAAGACCTGCGGCATCCGGTGGGTCGAAGCGGCCGGACGGTGGGTGCCACCTTCGACCACATGGCCATCGTCGACCTCTGGTATGCGCAGCGCGCAGGCGTACCCGCCTCCGCCGAGTGGCAGGCCTTCCTGCTCACCGCCCTGGGCGAGCTAGCCGACGGCTGGGTGCACCGTCGGCTCGAGGCCGACCCCGTCACCGTCCGCCTCTTCCCGCCGGATGTCTGGGGCGACGGGCGGGCCGAGCGATGGACGCCGCAGAAGACGCTGCGACGCTTCGTCTGGCATGATCTCCTCCATCTTCGTGCCATACGAAGGACGCTCGCCGGGACCGGCCCCGGGACCGGCCGCGGGGACCGGCGCTGAAGGCCGCCCGGCAGCAAGGGGTGGTCCGGATTGGGCGACGGAGAGGTGCACCTTTCGCGGCGGCTGCGGGAGAGGCGACGGACGCGAGCCTTCCGCCACTTCTTGGCCGGGCAGACGATCTCCGGCTTCGGCACGCAGATCAGCTATTTCGTCCTTCCCGCCGTCGCCGTCGCCCAGCTCCACGCCACTCCGCAACAGATGGGACTCCTCGGCACCGTCGAACTGCTGCCCGTGCTCCTGGGAGCCGCCCTCGTCGGCGTCTGGGTGGACCGCGTCGACCGGCGCCGCCTCATGATCGCCGTCGACGGCTTCCGGGCGCTGCTCATGGGATGCGTCGCCTGGCTGGCCGCAGCGGGCAGGCTCTCGATGCCGGCCCTCTATCTCGTGGCGCTGCTCTCGGGGGCGGCGTCCATCGTCTTCGATATCGCCCGTCAGGCCTTCGTGCCGACCGTCGTCCCCCAGGAAGCCCTGCCCGACGCGAACGGCAAGTTCGAGCTGAGCGACGCCGTCACCAAGCTGGCCGGACCCGCTCTCGGTGGCGCGGTGCTGCAGGCGGCCTCCGGCGCCGCGGCCGTCGCCCTGGACTCGGTCTCGTACCTGGCGTCGTTGGTCACCCTGCTGTGGCTCCCCTCCCCTACGCCAGAGTCGCGCCCGGAGAGGCCGGGAAGCGGTCCGGCGTACCTCTGGGCTTCTCTTCGGGAGGGGTGGACCTTTCTCTGGAACCGGAAAGCCTTGGCGCGTGCCGCCGTCAGCTCCGCCCTGTCCAATTTCTTCGCCAGCATGGGCGAGGCCGTCTGGATGATTTACGTCATCCGTGAGCTCCACGGGACGGCGGCTGTGGCCGGAACGATCCAGTCGCTGGGTCACGTGGGCGGTATCGCGGGGGCGGCGGTGGCAGGTTGGATCGGCGGCCGGATGGCGGCTGGCGGCTCGATGCTCCTGGGCAGCGTGCTGGCGGCGCTGGGATGGTGGTCGACGGCGGCCGCGCAGTGGCACGTCGCCGGGACGCTCCTCCTCGCTCTGGGGGGATTCCTGAACGCTTTCGGTGTCACCGTTTTCAACGTCAGCCAGTCAAGCCTGCGGCAGAGGGTGACGCCGGCAGGGATGCTGGGCCGCGTGGGCGCGACGGTGCGGTGGCTGAGCCGGGGTGTGATGCCGCTGGGAGCGCTGGCGGGGGGGTTGGTGGCGGGTGTCGCGGGCGTTTCCGCGACCCTGCTGCTGGCGGCCGGCGGTCGCACGTCGGCCGCGGCCTGGCTGATCGGAGTGGTGGAGGATGGCGGCCTTGACGCGGGCGGCGGCACGAGGGCGGCCATCGAGTACCTTGCTAAAGAGGCCTGCCGGGTTTTCGATCCGGGGATGGTGAGGTATCCGCGACGGGAACGGGACGGATGACTCGGGAGGAGCCCGGCTGAGGCCCGCATGGATCCCTGCATGCTCGCCAGACGACGGATTGGCGCATGGCGGTCGGGTTCGCGAGCAACCGCACGGAGGCTGCAGAGGCCGTCTCGGGCACGGTCCTGCCGCGGAGGCGGTGGAGAGACGGGCGGATCGCTCCCGGTAGAGTTTGCAGAGCGGCCGTTCCCTGCCCAGGAGTTCCCGCGGAGCAGCGGCGCGTCGCGCCCGGGCAGGGGGCGGAGAGCGCCGGAAGCCCGGAGCGCGACCGGGCGTCGACCTGAAGGGGCCGGCTCCGGCTGGCCTGCGCCCGGCAGGTGCCGGTGGGACCGACCGGGGAACCCTGCCGGCCTCCCGCCCGTATGGAGGGTGGAAGCCGGAGACGACGGCGGTTGGAACCTCTTCCCCTCATAACTTTTCGAGGGCAGGCGGAACCGGTTCGAAGCCGGAGCCGTCTAGCAGAACAGGAAGCCCTTCCGCCGCCCCGGACGGCGGCCGATCGGAGGCGCGACACGTGACCCCCCCGGCGCAGCGACGGTACATCCCCGGCCTGGACGGCCTTCGCGCCCTGGCCGTCATCGCCGTCGTCGCCTATCACCTGGGCCTGCCGCAGGCGGCCGGTGGCCTCCTCGGGGTCGATGTCTTCTTCGTGATCTCCGGCTACCTGATCACCGACCAGCTGGTGGCCGAATACCGGCGGAGCGGGCGCATCCACCTCGGCCAGTTCTGGCTGCGGCGGGCGCGGCGGCTCCTGCCCGCGCTCTACTTCATGCTCCTGGCCGTGGCCGCCTGGCTCGCGCTCTTCGACCCCGCACGGCTGGCGAGCCTGCGCGGGGACCTGCTGGCCGCCTTCCTCTATGTGAGCAACTGGTGGTTCATCTTCCACAAGGTCTCCTACTTCGCCCGCTTCGGGCCGCCCTCACCGCTG
This is a stretch of genomic DNA from Bacillota bacterium. It encodes these proteins:
- the cysK gene encoding cysteine synthase A; translated protein: MPIVDDVTQLIGHTPMVRLRRLPEPGSAELCLKLESFNPGGSVKDRAALFMIRAAEAEGRLRPGSLIVEPTSGNTGIALAMVAAARGYRALIVMPEGASRERVQLLRAYGAEVVLSPDEEGMSGAVRVAREIAESTPGAFLPQQFENPHNPEAHRRTTAPEILEATGGRLDAFVAAAGTGGTLTGTGQELRRHLPDLLVVTVEPAGSPVLSGGEPGRSRIPGLGPGFIPPVLDRSVYDRIVDVSDEEAWQTTRRLAREEGLLCGPSSGAVAFAALRVARELGPGKRVVAVAPDTGERYLSMGVFDA
- a CDS encoding MFS transporter is translated as MAGQTISGFGTQISYFVLPAVAVAQLHATPQQMGLLGTVELLPVLLGAALVGVWVDRVDRRRLMIAVDGFRALLMGCVAWLAAAGRLSMPALYLVALLSGAASIVFDIARQAFVPTVVPQEALPDANGKFELSDAVTKLAGPALGGAVLQAASGAAAVALDSVSYLASLVTLLWLPSPTPESRPERPGSGPAYLWASLREGWTFLWNRKALARAAVSSALSNFFASMGEAVWMIYVIRELHGTAAVAGTIQSLGHVGGIAGAAVAGWIGGRMAAGGSMLLGSVLAALGWWSTAAAQWHVAGTLLLALGGFLNAFGVTVFNVSQSSLRQRVTPAGMLGRVGATVRWLSRGVMPLGALAGGLVAGVAGVSATLLLAAGGRTSAAAWLIGVVEDGGLDAGGGTRAAIEYLAKEACRVFDPGMVRYPRRERDG
- a CDS encoding ATP-binding cassette domain-containing protein, which produces MPADVIAVEGLEKRYGGVEAVRGVSFAVREGELFAFLGPNGAGKTTTIQILATLLEPSGGRATVAGHDVVRERARVRQAIGIVFQEPTLDDRLTAMENLVFHGLLYGLSAGQVRERAAPLLRLAGLEERAGDRVRTYSGGMRRRLELVRGLIHTPRVLFLDEPTVGLDPQSRAQMWELIRELPQKYGVTVFMTTHYLDEAEYAERVAIMDHGRIVALDTPEALKRQVASDRILVEAAAPPADPGWAEALGVEVRGSAPRFEIRCREADRLLPRVVEAFGPGVRRVEVRRPTLETVFLELTGRELRDEGPAQPARRGMGRWHR
- a CDS encoding rhodanese-like domain-containing protein, whose amino-acid sequence is MIRLRWPEELVRLTGAECVWLPPGRLGELAGGLRAAGLGPLGAALLAPRARLALGAEIVHADPDLELPDGAEVALQVPPLRPEDHLTPEACRECLERGARLVDVREAEEFALGRIAGAESRPLSGFPEVIRDLLAGADREPIFVCRSGTRTICALVLYRLWGRDDGKHLAGGLKAWQALYPIEGLPVA
- a CDS encoding type II toxin-antitoxin system HicB family antitoxin codes for the protein MEEVRVGVEVDPRGRALAWVREWPGCTSHGESEREALERVPQALQEFWAWLNGHGDPEAPPPDTEVRIGAVERSPVESDLREADSEGFFSFDSEPLEPRLLARAKRFRAYARADALALLAELGEEDLRHPVGRSGRTVGATFDHMAIVDLWYAQRAGVPASAEWQAFLLTALGELADGWVHRRLEADPVTVRLFPPDVWGDGRAERWTPQKTLRRFVWHDLLHLRAIRRTLAGTGPGTGRGDRR
- a CDS encoding ABC transporter permease, yielding MRALRGAYVIWLREVLRFLREPSRVVGMVAQPLLYLFLVGNGIRSGFTLNAARGADYLAYMFPGIVGMSVLFTSLFGAMSIVWDREFGFLREVLVSPVPRWAIVAGKAAGGMTVAAAQGAFLLLLAPAAGVRLGPLAFLGMLGVLALISLALVGLGILIASRMESMQGFQVVMNFLVMPMFFLSGALYPIRGMPAWLAALMHADPLTYGIDALRHIVYGSSRLAALLTQFSLGLDLAVTAAAAFLLLLLASWAFGASRSA
- a CDS encoding peroxiredoxin, which produces MAIHEPAAPAALPRIGEPAPDFEAPSTHGVVRLSDYRGKWVMLFSHPADFTPVCTTEISAFAARHDEFQRRNVQLIGLSVDSVPSHLSWTRDMAEIFGHPVPFPIIADLDMHVARLYGMIHPGESQTATVRAVFFIDDQGIVRALIYYPLSLGRNVDELLRVFDALQTTARTGYSTPVDWRPGDPVVVPAPGRADQIQSKEEAERQGLVYKQWYLRLKSLPQDGGRPGTTAP
- a CDS encoding PLP-dependent aspartate aminotransferase family protein — translated: MELRDCAPATVAVHAGERRPERPFTPTVSPIYASNTFVAPDPEEMDAILGGSLEGYTYTRHHNPTVAAFEEAVALLEGAEAARAYASGMAALAAALLGAGVAPGDRVLLSRDLYGATVSLVRDVFGRFGVEAVTADLTDPSAYEPLLERHRPRAVVAETLSNPLLRVVDVGALASAAHAHGAQLIVDNTFTTPLLCRPLELGADLVVHSATKYLGGHGDATGGVVVGPRERIRDLYARQKLLGDNLGPFEAWLLHRGLKTLPLRFQRQSASAWRLAQELRDSGRFRRVVHPLLPDHPDAERVRRLYPERLPGAVVSVDLGCDREGVFRFLRALHLVVPATTVGDVYTLCLYPWIASHRSLPPEEREAMGVTEGLVRFAVGLEEPGDLLADILQAAEQI